A single window of Malus sylvestris chromosome 5, drMalSylv7.2, whole genome shotgun sequence DNA harbors:
- the LOC126623081 gene encoding uncharacterized protein LOC126623081: MDESDDYPRECNTRDCREVMSSSSTTSVHVTALDGLVNVNSLFTIAVFVGLSLATPGQRSLANRRSCDAGNDVAKKLLVFEVVSFSFFLFSSLVAQGLKLAINLLNSKNVEDAFRGHINLKVLRFGMLGSAFGSVLGCVFLVLSMVNVIQIRLGLLSCGSKSAIHAVAVLVVLVTTALLVYISTAVYAFLH; the protein is encoded by the exons ATGGATGA ATCAGACGACTACCCAAGGGAGTGCAACACCCGAGACTGCCGGGAAGTGATGTCATCATCGTCGACAACAAGCGTCCACGTCACGGCCCTGGACGGCCTGGTCAACGTGAACTCACTCTTCACCATCGCCGTCTTCGTGGGGCTTTCTCTGGCGACTCCAGGGCAGAGGAGCCTCGCAAACCGGAGATCCTGCGACGCCGGGAACGACGTGGCGAAGAAGCTGCTGGTGTTCGAGGTTGTCTCCTTCAGCTTCTTCCTGTTCTCATCGCTGGTGGCGCAGGGACTGAAGTTGGCGATCAACCTGCTCAACAGCAAGAATGTAGAGGACGCGTTCCGGGGTCACATCAATCTGAAGGTGTTGAGATTCGGGATGTTGGGGTCGGCTTTTGGGTCGGTCTTGGGTTGCGTGTTTCTGGTGCTGTCGATGGTGAATGTGATCCAGATCAGGCTGGGGCTGCTGTCGTGTGGCAGCAAATCCGCCATCCATGCTGTGGCGGTGCTTGTTGTTTTGGTCACGACGGCTCTTTTGGTTTATATTTCTACTGCTGTTTATGCTTTTCTTCACTAG
- the LOC126623078 gene encoding protein FAR1-RELATED SEQUENCE 7-like — protein sequence MDDEEPSMSKDEDVLESSNRKEAVTYEGNSDTEPFVGMEFESEEAAKVFYDGYATQVGFIMRVDAFRRSMRDGKVVWRRLVCNKEGFRKTRAKRTENRKPRAITREGCKAMLVVKKDKSGKWIVTRFIKEHNHPLVGTPANGRRSMLLSQTPDEKDLKIRELTAELQRERKRSANYQEQLDMVLRQMEEHSNHLSRNIDAIVQSVKEIESKRVAP from the exons A TGGATGATGAAGAACCTTCTATGAGCAAGGATGAGGACGTGTTAGAGAGTTCCAATAGGAAAGAGGCAGTCACATATGAGGGGAACTCGGATACAGAACCATTTGTGGGTATGGAGTTTGAATCTGAAGAGGCTGCCAAAGTGTTCTATGATGGATATGCAACACAAGTGGGCTTCATTATGCGAGTCGATGCCTTCCGGAGATCAATGCGTGATGGTAAGGTAGTTTGGCGGAGGCTTGTGTGTAACAAAGAGGGATTTCGCAAGACCCGAGCCAAAAGAACTGAGAACAGGAAGCCTCGAGCAATCACCAGAGAAGGGTGCAAAGCGATGCTTGTGGTAAAGAAAGACAAATCAGGAAAATGGATCGTAACACGATTTATAAAGGAGCATAACCATCCACTAGTAGGTACACCTGCAAATGGTCGCCGCAGTATGCTTCTGTCTCAAACACCA GACGAAAAAGATCTGAAAATTCGGGAGTTGACTGCTGAGTTGCAACGTGAGCGAAAGAGGTCTGCCAACTATCAAGAACAGCTTGATATGGTTTTGAGGCAGATGGAAGAACATTCCAATCACTTGTCGAGAAACATTGACGCTATAGTCCAGAGCGTAAAAGAAATTGAATCAAAGAGGGTAGCACCTTGA
- the LOC126623080 gene encoding protein FAR1-RELATED SEQUENCE 5-like: protein MDVGTSGGLVPEPYVGMEFDSEDAARKFYTDYARQVGFVVRVMQRRRSGIDGRTLARRLGCNKQGFSPNQPGKFGPEKKPRPSAREGCKATILVKMEKSGKWVVTRFVKDHNHPLVVTANGFSTEGDKDRKIEELTMELEHQDQRCAAYREKLLSFMHNVEVETEELSGKIQVIVENVRKVESEMQKHSFRR from the exons atggatgtaggtacttcggGAGGTCTGGTTCCAGAACCTTATGTGGGTATGGAATTTGATTCCGAAGATGCTGCCAGGAAATTCTATACTGACTATGCCAGACAGGTCGGGTTTGTTGTCCGTGTTATGCAGCGTCGTCGATCAGGAATTGATGGGAGAACTCTTGCCCGTCGGCTTGGGTGTAACAAACAAGGGTTTTCTCCTAACCAGCCGGGAAAATTTGGACCTGAGAAAAAGCCTAGACCTAGTGCACGAGAAGGTTGCAAGGCAACAATCTTGGTGAAGATGGAAAAATCTGGAAAATGGGTTGTTACAAGATTTGTAAAGGATCATAATCATCCTCTGGTCGTTACTGCCAATGGTTTTAGCACAGAG GGTGATAAGGATCGGAAAATTGAGGAACTTACAATGGAGTTGGAGCATCAGGATCAACGATGTGCAGCTTATCGAGAAAAATTACTAAGCTTCATGCACAATGTTGAGGTGGAAACAGAAGAACTGTCTGGAAAGATACAAGTTATTGTCGAAAATGTGAGAAAAGTTGAATCTGAAATGCAAAAACATTCCTTTCGTAGATAG
- the LOC126623085 gene encoding uncharacterized protein LOC126623085: MMLVKLDESGKWVVTRVVKDHAHPLIVSSGNSMDAKDMKIAELTMDLGREEQLCGQYHEPLLTLLNNVEEETELIATKVRGVVNHVREFETDVEGLPQNQMEAKVRQLPPNQTVTEVQGLPQSQSGHN; the protein is encoded by the exons ATGATGCTAGTCAAACTTGATGAGTCTGGAAAATGGGTTGTTACAAGAGTTGTTAAGGACCATGCTCATCCACTTATAGTTTCTTCCGGGAATTCTATG GACGCAAAGGATATGAAGATTGCGGAACTCACTATGGACCTGGGGCGTGAAGAGCAATTATGTGGACAATACCATGAGCCACTACTTACATTGCTGAATAATGTTGAGGAGGAGACGGAACTGATAGCAACGAAAGTTAGAGGAGTCGTTAACCATGTAAGAGAATTTGAGACTGACGTTGAAGGGCTTCCACAAAATCAAATGGAGGCTAAAGTTCGACAGCTTCCTCCAAATCAAACGGTGACTGAAGTTCAAGGGCTTCCACAAAGTCAATCAGGCCACAATTAG
- the LOC126623072 gene encoding uncharacterized CRM domain-containing protein At3g25440, chloroplastic-like, protein MQKLARSSVFRSLRLLKSHNHPKIYRPSLGDVVCKVFDEKPVWDVVGIARFPLDCQKWVHSAPCVNTEHKAVEPLENSKDGAGAEATGDGKVKRKKLKGKRAVVRWLKFFRYKKKKDYERMTAEEKILHKLRKAQRKEERLVEALKKIEPSEPSETNHDPEILTPEEHFYFLKMGLKSKNYVPVGRRGIYQGVILNMHLHWKKHQTLQVVVKTFSPEEVKEIASELARLTGGIVLGIHEEYTIIMYRGKNYSQPPTEIMSPRVTLSRKKALDKSKYKDGLRAVRKYIPKLEQDLELLRAQAKRKVDINTEYIEETQETGTESTDGAHSGSSSKLKLEASNKVKEMMDRSKERSEDDLSTDVDIASDSEDLSDIFDTDSEKETEKKAERPLYLEEFEKFPVEGDGEPEDFEDHLRQISRDAKKDKSLDEDAGLPNFDEVDRVFLRAASLLKKKRR, encoded by the exons ATGCAGAAACTGGCGCGGTCGAGCGTTTTCCGGTCACTGCGCCTTCTCAAATCCCACAACCACCCCAAAATATACCGACCCAG CTTGGGTGATGTTGTATGCAAGGTGTTCGATGAAAAGCCTGTGTGGGACGTGGTGGGCATTGCAAGGTTTCCGTTGGACTGCCAAAAATGGGTTCATTCGGCTCCGTGTGTTAACACAGAACACAAGGCTGTGGAGCCGTTGGAAAATTCAAAAGACGGCGCGGGTGCTGAGGCCACTGGTGATGGTAAAGTGAAGAGGaaaaagctcaagggaaaaagGGCAGTGGTTAGGTGGCTCAAGTTCTTCAGgtataagaagaagaaagactaTGAGAGAATGACTGCTGAGGAGAAAATTCTCCACAAGTTAAGAAAG GCTCAAAGGAAAGAGGAAAGGCTTGTTGAAGCTCTCAAAAAGATTGAGCCCTCGGAGCCTTCGGAGACAAACCATGATCCAGAAATATTGACGCCGGAGGAACACTTCTACTTTCTGAAGATGGGTCTCAAGAGCAAGAACTATGTGCCCGTTGGTAGACGGGGGATATACCAGGGTGTGATTCTGAACATGCACTTGCATTGGAAGAAACATCAAACTCTGCAGGTGGTGGTGAAAACATTCTCACCTGAAGAGGTTAAGGAGATTGCTTCTGAGCTGGCTAGATTAACCGGAGGGATTGTGCTCGGCATTCATGAAGAATACACGATAATTATGTATAGAGGGAAGAACTATTCTCAGCCTCCAACAGAAATCATGTCACCTAGGGTCACTCTCTCCAGGAAGAAG GCTTTGGATAAATCGAAGTATAAGGATGGTCTTCGAGCTGTAAGGAAATATATTCCAAAACTTGAACAAGATCTTGAGTTGCTTCGAGCACAGGCTAAAAGGAAAGTAGACATCAATACAGAGTACATTGAAGAAACGCAAGAAACTGGTACTGAATCTACTGATGGTGCACACTCTGGGAGCTCCTCAAAGTTGAAGCTGGAGGCTTCAAATAAGGTAAAAGAAATGATGGATAGGAGCAAGGAACGCTCTGAGGATGACCTTTCAACAGATGTGGATATAGCTTCAGACTCTGAAGATTTATCCGATATTTTTGATACTGACTCTGAGAAGGAGACCGAGAAGAAGGCAGAGCGACCTCTGTATTTGGAAGAGTTTGAAAAGTTTCCAGTTGAAGGTGATGGCGAACCTGAAGATTTTGAGGATCACCTGCGTCAAATATCTAGGGACGCAAAGAAGGATAAATCCTTGGACGAAGATGCTGGCTTGCCGAATTTTGATGAAGTTGATCGAGTATTTCTGCGTGCTGCTTcacttttaaagaaaaaaagaagatga
- the LOC126623084 gene encoding calmodulin-like protein 3, which produces MDRAEVRRVFQMFDQNGDGRITKKELRDSLEKLGIYIPDKDLIQMIEKIDVNGDGFVDIDEFGALYQTIIGERDEEEDMREAFNVFDRNGDGFITVDELQSVLSSLGLKQGRTLEDCKIMIKKVDGDGDGRVNFKEFKQMMKGGGFAALSSN; this is translated from the coding sequence ATGGACAGGGCGGAGGTACGGCGGGTTTTCCAGATGTTTGATCAGAACGGGGACGGGCGGATCACGAAGAAGGAGCTGAGGGACTCGTTGGAGAAGCTGGGGATTTACATTCCGGACAAAGACTTGATCCAGATGATTGAAAAAATCGATGTCAATGGAGATGGGTTCGTGGACATTGATGAATTCGGGGCGTTGTACCAGACGATCATAGGCGAGAGGGACGAGGAGGAGGACATGAGGGAGGCGTTCAATGTGTTTGATCGGAACGGAGACGGATTCATCACGGTGGACGAGCTGCAGTCGGTTTTATCTTCCTTGGGGCTGAAGCAAGGAAGGACATTGGAGGATTGCAAGATCATGATAAAGAAggttgatggtgatggtgatgggagGGTGAATTTCAAGGAGTTTAAGCAGATGATGAAAGGTGGTGGGTTTGCTGCTTTAAGCTCAAATTAG
- the LOC126623083 gene encoding uncharacterized protein LOC126623083 → MAMASLQRLRHSQILHRLPSLSLISRSSASSASTSSPTYSAKVSDRIVKLFAIDVDGRKREVVGLSGHTLLKALAQRGLIDPASHRLEDIDACSAECEVNIAQEWFDKLPPRSYDEEYVLKRNSRARVLNKHSRLGCQVVLTPELQGMVVAVPEAKPWDIP, encoded by the coding sequence ATGGCGATGGCGAGCCTTCAGAGACTCCGTCACTCTCAAATCCTCCACCGCCTCCCTTCCCTCTCCTTAATCTCCAGATCCTCCGCCTCCTCCGCCTCCACATCCTCCCCCACTTACTCCGCCAAAGTCTCCGACCGAATCGTCAAGCTCTTCGCGATCGACGTCGACGGCCGCAAGCGCGAGGTGGTGGGCCTATCCGGCCACACTCTCCTCAAGGCCCTGGCCCAGAGGGGCCTGATCGACCCGGCATCCCACCGGCTCGAGGATATCGACGCCTGCTCCGCCGAGTGCGAAGTCAACATTGCTCAGGAATGGTTCGACAAGCTCCCGCCGCGGTCCTACGACGAGGAGTACGTGCTGAAGAGGAACTCTAGGGCTAGGGTTCTCAACAAGCATTCCAGGCTGGGATGCCAGGTCGTCCTCACTCCAGAGCTTCAAGGTATGGTGGTTGCTGTCCCTGAGGCCAAACCCTGGGACATTCCATAA